The following is a genomic window from Malus sylvestris chromosome 12, drMalSylv7.2, whole genome shotgun sequence.
accgctgatgatcaagtaaaatctgaccatcagattcctgcatttggtcgattttcctcttcatgtttgtggcatagttgtgtgcgagcttgtgcagctgtttattctcatgcttgagccctctaatctcctgcttgagactcatcacttcagccgccaacgattcaacttgacgggttcgggcaaagagtcgttgggccatgttggacacggaacctgcacactgcacactgagagccagagactccttaacagccaattcatcagaccgttttgcaagcagtctgttatctttaggagtgacaaggttccgggccaccaccgcagctgccatatcattcttcatcaccgaatccccaacggtaagggggccagtaggggatatgaaggatgggcgccatatgttgtctggtgaaggcggagctgcctcttcaccaagattcaagtcaaaacgacggtcggaagggccagccatttttcagaggtgttaaggAAAtcagaggtcggacaagtcaagattgTAGAAATGCAAAGAGGGAGTTTTTgaaggcagaaattcaagtgtgctttgaacgtcctgcatacctctataaaaatcagcacgcgctGGGATTtcggagatcgaagaggcaagtcCGGATATCGAAGAgcccaactaaaaaaaaaaaaatcaaagcggcgttcgctttctcaaaagctaagcttgctcagaaaccacgggccatcctttgttccagatttgtccgtactcgtcacatgcaacctctgcactcgacggagctcagattTCGAAGAggtaagctcagaaatcggagaggaatctgcttttccagacgtgtcaacatttGTCGCATGCAGAGTCTGCTttacggaaattacgggcaatctgtcgacgaTTTCTGGTAAAGTAGAATGCACGTGAAGtgtagaagaaacaagcagagaagaatgacTCACACATTTGCTCTCCTAGCCTACACAAATTggtgtgttctttccttttctttttgtgtctttatttcattttatatttctttccttccatttttatgtcttattgttcaaaaattcctttcattatcattggggacaatgctataattaagtttgggggtggaaatATATTTCGTTAGTTTAtttctctattaaaaaaaaaccagcaTGTCCCAAGAAAGATCTCACATTCTTCACAGAAgttggtggtggtaatttgaCGATCACCTCAATCTTTGCCTTGTCAACCTCTATTCCTTTGCTTGAAATCAGATGTCCTAGCACAATGCCATGcttaaccataaaatggcatttctcccaatttaacacaagatTAGTCTCCCTGCATCTTTCCAAAACCAAAGACAAGTTATCCAAACATATATCAAAAGAATtaccaaaaacagaaaagtcatccataaaaaccTCGACAATATTTTCAACCATTCCAGAAAAAATACTCATCATGCATCGTTGGAAAGTGGCAGGGGCATTgcacaatccaaatggcatccgTCTgtatgcaaatgtaccaaaagggcaTGTAAACGTTGTCTTCTCTTGATCCTCAGGGgcaattggaatttggttgtacccTGAATAACCATCTAAGAAACAATAGAAAGAATGACCAGCTAGTCTCTCGAGCatctgatcaatgaatggcagcGGAAAATGATCCTTTCTAGTGCTGTTATTAGGCTTTCTATAATCAACACACATTCGCCATCCGGTGGTCATCCttgtgggcacaagctcattattatcattcttcaccacagtaatACCAGTTTTCTTTGGAACCACTTGAGTCGGGCTCACCCATttgctatccgagattggataaatGATACCTGCATCGAGTAACTTCATCACCTCAACTCTTACAACTTCCTTCATGATCGGATTTAGACGTCTTTGAGCTTCAACAGTTGGTTTAGTCCCAGCCTCCATAAAAATCCTATGCATGCACAAAGCTGGACTAATGCCTTTTATGTCAGCAAGTGTCCACCCCAGAGCATCTTGATACTTGCGAAGAACTCTTAGTAATTTGTCTTCCTCCGTGTCATTAAGATCAGCAGCAATAATAACTGGCAAGGTCTCATTCACCCCGAGATGAGCATACTTGAGGTGGCTCGGCAGTAGCTTGAGCTCTAACTTCGGAGCTTGCTCACTTGAAGGAAGAATGGGCTGCTTAGGTATTCCAAGGCTTTCATAAACATGTCGCCACCTTGGATTATGAATTGGTGCACTATTCAATGCAGCGATGATGTCCACCACATTTTCTTCCATAGATAAAGTAGCATCATGGTTGGTGAGGCAAGTTAACAGCTCATCATTAGATGATCGTGAGGCAAAGTTTGCATGCACAATCCCATCCAAAACATCAAAACGAAAACACCCGTTTTTTCCAGAAGAGCTCTCCGTTGCTCCTGACTTCCTTTCCTCTGCCTGCTGCCTTGCCTTCTGTTCTGCTGCTCGCCAGTCCGAGTCCTCCTTCCCCTGCTCCTGTTTTTCTGCACCTCTGCCTCCACGCCTCTGCTTCTCCGCTTCCTGGCCACTCCCCTCACTTCTTCCGTTTTTCTGCTTCTCGCCAGTCTGTCCTCCTTCCCCTCTTCCTATCCACCTGTCTGCCTcatctttcttttattatttttcttcttgctGCTGTCCTTCTGTCCTCCACTCTTGCGCACTGCCCTCATTTCTATTATTTCCGTTTGCCTTTCTTTCCACTCCCTGTTTTTTCTCCATTGTTTTCTCTTCAGTGTCTCTCCCTCTAACAAAAAGCAGCCATtttattattcttctttttatccCATCAGTCTTCCACTCCCTCTTTGTCTGCCGTGTCTCTCCCTCTAACAAAAAGCAGCCATTTTCAATTCCATTCTCTCAATTTTGCTTGAGATTAATCCTAAACAAAAttaactgcacattaacacaaggtaaggtaaaataCCACaagtttaacacaaaaacatcacaaagactttagaaaaaaaaaaaaaaaaaaaaaatttgcatttttattattgtttgtagctacttctcaattcaatgatgagatttgattttaatttcctTCTTACTTTCAAGAAAGTCTAAGTTCTTTCGTTGTCTTTGTGTTAACTGTGATTTCCAGAAATCAACTTGAAAATAAATGTGCCTAGTCTTGTCAATGTGAAACTTGAGCATGATTTAGCGTTTCATATGTGAATCATGTGAGATTATGTAAAccttgtgagtttttgagcctatacaAGATTGAACCATTATGCATCAATCTCATTCTTTCTTGTGCGTATGATCTCACTGTACatgtatctctagaacttgctttatactactcgattcattaatcaattcatgtaataaCTTGGAAGTGATATAGGCCATCTTTGGATCGTTTGAGCCTTTCATGCCTACCTTATATGCTATGTTTATCTGTAGTAGCCCATTGAGCCTTTAACTAAGccatttctttgttaaccacatcTCTTTACCTTGCTCCAATATTGGAGTTGAGCCCATACACAAAAATCAattccttattgttttgagaaaGTATTACATGGGTTGTGCTTTTGGGGGTTTCATTTATGTAGAAAGATGGATGGAGCATGTGTATTACaatgaaatgtgaatttgatgggtgatgtagcttttgcagatttgtttctctcattatcaaaaaaaaaaaaaaaaaaaaaaaaaaaaaaaaaaaaaaaaaatttaataaaaaaaaaaaaaaacaaaacgaaatatAAGAAAATTGGAGAGTGTTGATTAGTTGAAAATGTGTCGGTATAAATTTCCTTTTAAAGTTAAATTTGGGGAGTAACTGTTGCTCGaggttttattattttgctttcaaTTTGAGGTGGTGTGATATTTAGGTGTTGGAAAACTACCAGagtgtactttctcaaaaaaattttatttccatatcctttctttcattagcctatcacctttagccccattacaaccgtaataaagtcctattgatccaaggtattacttaaatattgataaGCGAGTTAGGTGGACAAGCAAGCATATGGCGGCATGTACAATGAGATCACTTGAGTGAAACACATTAACCAAAACTTATGAGTGAATGAGTGTATGTCTTGTGAGAAGCTCacatgtttgcatatgatgatttaaagGAGTTTGGAATTGCATTGACATGGCTAGCTCACACATGGCTTTTcaatgttttgtttgaaggaaatttggttAATTATTGGATGATGTTTTGAGCTCTTGATTAGTTCTTGGTTGTTTGTATCATGATTAGCACTTATCTCTGAAATCGAATTTGAGAAGTTGGCTACTAAGTTGTTGAATCTAGTTTTAGTTGAGTAGTTTTGTTTTGctagaggactagcaaaaatgtaagtttgggggtatttgatcactcatatatttcatgcaattATACCATctatttctaaagtctttgtgatgtttttgtgttaaacttGTGGtattttaccttaccttgtgttaatgtgcagttaaTTTTGTTTAGGATTAATCTCAAGCAAAATTGactgcacattaacacaaggtaaggtaaaataCCACaagtttaacacaaaaacatcacaaagactttagaaatagATGGTATaattgcatgaaatatatgagtgatcacaGCCCACGCCCACCACCCAATGGCCAGAAATTTGAACCACTTTGGTATGGGCTTCTTTTAATCCATGAAGCAATCAAGCATTGAACACACGTTGCAATACATAGATCAAGCCATGAGCTTTCCTAGATATAAAAACTCGAGCAACATGACGTCAcatcacaatttttttatttaagtcTTCAATAAGTTTTTCCAGGTTCTTATACGAAGAGCCATCTTCGCTAACAGCATGGCGAGCCAACTTTGCAAAATTATCCACTGACTTGAAAATCTGCTCTCTTTGATCGCCTTCTTCCATCAATGCTCTTACCATCTTCTCCACCGTAGACCTATCACACGTGTCTTTCATATCGAGCCCGATCTTCCAGCCTTCACCAACCCATCTACTATTCACCTGTTGGTCTGCTAATTGTGGCCAACAAAGCATCGGAACTCCCGCCCAAATGCCCTCAATGGTCGAGTTCCAGCCGCTGTGAGTCCAAAACCCTCCGACAGCTTTGTGGGCCAGTACCTCTTCTTGTGGAACCCACTCCGCTATATACCCCCTTTCTTTAGTACCATCCTCCAACTCTACCGGAGTTGCATGCTCCTCTTGCCCACTCCAAAGCATATCCGACCGAACTACCCACAAAAAAGGCTTGCCACTGTTGATCAAACCGTGCCAAAACTCCAGTAACTGGACGCGGCTCAGCTTTGCCAAACTCCCAAAGCTGACGAAAATAACGGACCCCGACTGTTGGGAGTCGAGCCACGCCATGCAACGTCGGTCTTCGTGGCGCAAGGAGGAAACGGAGGATGATAGATCGTCTCCCACACGAGATTTGAGAAGGGCATGGAGAGGGCCTAAGGTGTAAATTTTGTGAAAGCGAGTGGCGATCTGGGGGAGTATTAAGGGATCTAGGTCGTCGAAGGTGTTGAATATGATCGCAGAGACTCGAGTAATTGCCTCAATTTGCTCCATGAAAAATTTAAAACTTGGATGGTCAATTGGCATTCTGCAAAAACTTGGTAGATCCCGTCGTCGCAGAAGAGCTTCCATCCCTGGAATGTCCCTAATCGGGTGATCCATGTCCTGATCTGTTTCAACACgagaagcatatatatatatatatagtgttcAGCTCAAAAAACACTGAAGCAGTATACTAGCAAGGATACAAAATACACCTGAACTAGTAAAAAACCAGTTTCACATTTCACATAGGAATTGTTTTTAACATTTTAAATTATCATTATGAActcgcttttttttttcactaacaAGAGCATTTGTAAATTTTtcagagatttttttttttttttttaaaaaaaaaaagctttcaCCAGGATAAAATCAAAATTCTGGAAAATTAAAGTtttataagaaaagaaaagaagagtgaCAGTGATCACCTTGGAAGGGAAGCTGGCCTTGTTGAATGAGGTCGGGAATGCATGAATAACACCAGAAGCTGCAAGCGCTCACCGTGCGGAGGGCAAATACGGGAATTCCCACCTCCTCCGCCATGTCAATCGCGAAACACATGATCCCATCTATTATGACACAACTCAAGGGAGGACGGGGAGTGGTGGTGGCGCCATACGACTCGTTGTCCTTTTTGGTTAAGGTTATAAGAAGGTCACGCAGGAGTGGCTTGGTTACGGACCTGAGCGACGAGACGATGTCGTCTAGGGGGGGAATGGTGCGGGGGTGGTCCGGTGGGAGGCCATCGGGTATGGACTCGAAGTGGAGGGTTGGGAAGCGGGCGGAGAGGGCACGGCGTTGGGTGAGGAGACGATGGTTGTGCTCCGTACTGAGGAAGGTAACGTGGATGCCAGCGTGGCATAGCAGCTGCGCAAAGCTCAGCATCGGAGTGATGTGGCCTTGTGCTGGGAACGGCAACAATAGTACGTGTGCAGCAGATTCAGATTCCTCCATCTCCGCCGACATCCACTGTGCGACTGTGTCTATTAATATATGTGAGGTTGGAATGAAGCTCAACTTAAAACCCTAATCCAGTGTTCATCACTTCTCAACTATAAGTCAAGAAAGGATAAATAATGAGTGGCAATCGTAGCCTCAAGGAGTGTAGGCGGCCCTTCTCATATTAGGGACGGATGATAGTGTCCACTAATTAAAGGGGTCATCTATTGACATACTTTGGCACGTATACAGGCAGTCAGTCCCACAAACATCTCAAATCCGTGCCTATTGCACAATATaattataacaaaataaaatccaaatccaTAAAATACCAAATCTACTCCCACGCAGCTTGTATTCAATGAATATACTGTATTTACATTCATCACGGAAATACATAGTTATCACCAAAAACACATACAACAAATATATGGATATATAAAGGGAAGAAGACTGCCAGAATCCAGAAActcttgtttgtttttttttttttttttttttttggtaaagaaaTTCCTCTATTTACTTTTGTTGGTTTTGGTAGGTTAGGAAATAAATTAGGAGAGATGCTGCTCCCGTTTATTATTACGTCCTCACAAACCTTACGTTTAGCAAAATATCAAGCCTAAGACATGGATTACTAACTTGAATGACATGGAACATGTGTTAAGTGCTTTCAAATACCATTATGAAAGTTATACGTTTTACTCAAAATCAATTAGTAACAAAAAAACGTTTGCCAACTTCTTATATACTCATGAAAGATTTCTTAATTATCTCAAGCATTACATCCTCTCAAATTTTGCAAAACCTTTCTACTGACCCCTAAAACCTTCTTATTTGGGCCATCCATCCATTCCCTTATCATCTTCTCCAACGTGGACCTATCAAACTTTCCCTTTAAAGCAAGCCTGATCTTCCAATCTGACAACCAAGCCTGACCCATTTGTATAAGATCCAGCCCAACTCAACAATttgtgatttatttatttatttttaaacaaacgataaaATTTATACTAAAGGGTGGGGAAATGAACtgagcctcacaatgagctagtaataatgtggttcaaatttacctttACGAAAATTGAACTTAGGATGTGAAATCTTGTTCCTAGATTTCATTACTGCAaactacgtatttgtattaaggagattttatattatttttcgggaatttatattaatttagttgaatttagattttaattaagcTAGTTATGATGTTTGAAGtttagaaattaattaattaaaatctgtagacctttcgaggtcacaatttatattttcaaatagagctcgatctcacaAATGTGTAGGCGCAAACTGTTCGTGAAACAGAGCTATAACGACAAAACTATAGAcgttttggttaaaaaaaattaaaaattgagaaGCTACCAGATGGCAGCGagggaaaggaaggaaaggagagtacgggagagaaaaggagagagggGCCAAtcagaagagaagaaaaggaagggaAAGGAGCGAGGTGCAAAGCATCCAAGCCGAACCCGTACAACCACACACCCGATCCGGTTTTGACCGGTGTAATAGGCGATCCAACCATTGGATCATCTTTAAACTTTAATATGtcatagtacgtaatatttgaggacattAGAAACTTacaaatcgggaatccgacTTACGGATCTTTCCGACTTGGATTTATAAGTTCGTAAAAATAAAAAGTCGACCGCCACATGAATTCATGATTgccggagatccaaccgttggattgtaatgaaattttagtatgttgttctagaagcataatgtggactttAGGAAGTTACAGATCCGATAGCCAGATCTTCCGGTTTAGATTTCtaggttgtggaccctactcTCGACTTTGATCGACGGTTGGCCTTTTAGTCAACTAGATTGAGTTCTTCTAGCATGTCGGTTATCTTAGAGTGATGTTGAGATTCCATGGAGCTTATCGGGCTCAGCGTGATGACGTGTCTCGATTTACGCACTAGTGGCGCCATATTGTGTTATACTTGGTTATTATAGGTGATttatattgaattgttattttatttgtttccaTCGATCTACGTTTATGATTTGTGATTTGATTATGGATTGAAAACATTTATGATATGTGATTTGATGTGTATACTTGAAATGTGCTCTGattgtatgattgacatgaggtGATGATGTGCTCTGAAATGTGCTCTGATTTGTTGATTCGCCATGTATTTCACATCTCGTTTCCTTATTTCATTTCTTGTTTCGTTGAGTTTTTGTATTTTGAGTACTTGTTTCATGTCTTGTTCTTCGAGCGTTGTTATATTCCTTGGAATTCcgctcaatttcgttgagtgatcTGGAACTGGGTATCCGCTAAGGTTCTGTTGAGTTGTCCAATTCCCTGCTCCCTTctggattccattgagtggtccggaatccctcatGATCtgcgattctgttgagtggtccggaatcataTCCAGCTTAGATTTCATTGAGTGGTTTGATATGCATTGTACTccacgattccgttgagtggtccgaaatcgtatccattcggattccgttgagagatcCAGAATCCTTTCTACTTTGCAATTCCATTGGGTGGTTCATAATCATATCCTGGTTTGGATTTTGTTGAATGGTCTGAAATCCCCTTTGGTGTCTTGATTCctttgagtggtccggaacccgATGTTGATGGATTTTGTTGCGTGGTCCGAAATCGCATCATTTGACTCATTGATTCCTTGGATTTGATTTATTTGAGACAACTTCTGAGGTGCaggctttggccgaattgtgtCGCTCTATCCCTGCATTTTGATGTATTGTACATGTTATTGTTTGGTGAGATTATTGGATGATGTTGGTTGTGATTGTTGGCATTACAATTAGACTTGTTGATCAATATGGCTAGAGAATATAATTGTGCTTTATCGTTTGTTCTTTGAAATATTTCATGATATGCATTGTGGTATATTGTTGAGACATAGCGATTTATGTGACGAATATTCGAGTGTAGTGATatgacgaactacgaatggcttgatccctattaagggtatgtaggcagtctaacgagaaggttagatgcaaccataaagtATATGAAAAATTACTATGCGATTCGCTCGAGTTGTGATTTGCCATATCCCGGAGGTGGGGTATGTTGAGATACGGGTATTTGGTGATGTCACGTGTCGATTTTAGACGTACGTCGAGATCGGGGTGTGACATAAGACCTCTTGGTGAAAAAGAATGCTACTAGACCATAGTATTAAGTGGCAATTTGAATATTAAATGGGAGGTAAGCAAATACTTAATAGGAGGCTGGTTATATGAATATGGGGCTACAATGGTACATAATACCTCGTGGTATGAGTTTTATGCCGGTATGAGtttaatgtgagatttaactATTGCCAAAATTCAATAAATCTCTCGTGCAAAATTTAATCGTTAATTTTCTAAACCATTCAGTAATACATACCATGAAAGAAAATTGACGAACCGAGCATATGTTTTGGTTCATTTCCTCCCTGCATAATATTGCCAAATCTACAAACCAAGAGCCTAAAAAGGCAAGAGTGGCTTGGAGTTAGAAGAAGCTTTTGTGGTCCTTGTGTTTTTATTTCAGCTTTAGTCTTTTCCCTTTAatcatagagagagagagagagagtgagagggaGATCTTGTTTCACTATGCACAAAAGGGCAAATACCAAATCAGAAATGTAAAGATCGCCCACATAGTAAAAGATCATTGGAAGAAATACTTGATTTTTGCACCTTTATTTTTCCCCGTCCGCACTTATTTTTGCTTTTCGAGCTAAAACTAATAGGTAGTGATATTCATATACTTCTTTTTACTTCACATACACGTTTGGTAACTTCTATCAtttaatctttttcaattcatttaatctgacagtaaaaaattgaagaaaaaaaatatagaaagtaAAACGATgtatgtagataatatcatccAAACTAATAATAGAAGATACGAGAAAATGAGTGCAAAAGAAAGAAACTAAAAGTGTGTGAAGTAGTGAACATGTCTACGAGAATAAGCCCAAATTGGAATATGACAAGGAGAAATCGCAAAGAAATGGAAATAATCCCGGAAAATGAAATAAAGGGGTCCAAGTTTGTTTTTTCCGCACATTTTATTAGAGGTAGGGTTTTTCTCTTGTCGAGTATTGTATTAGTAGTGCGTGGTCCATGCCTGTGATAGTGTTGAAATTTGAGGCATGGATTTATGGAAAGTCAAGCCATTCACAGGGAACCTGCTTCTTTCATGATCACGGTCATACTGCGAATATATTGGGATTCATTAATCAAAGATTTTGTCTAATCCACActgtatcattttttttttcggaagaTAGAAATATATTAGATGCGAATAGAGAGATTTACATCCTGGACTAGGGtgttaaacaaaaattcaagtcCAATACAGTCCCATCCAAATTCACGACCCtccttgaaaacaaacttagcaACCGAGTGAGCAGCAAAATTGCTCTCCCTAGGCACGAAAGAGAAGGAAACAAACATCATCCTACGCACTAAAACCTCAATATCACCAAGAATACATTCAAGACTGAAATCATGAGGCAGTTCATTCCTAAGCATTTGAATAATCACTTTGGCATCAGATTCAATAACAACATTATCAAACCCGTTATCAATACAAGCCAGGAGAGCGGTCCTAATTGCACAAGCTTCCCCAGCAGCCGCAGAGTGACACATCTCAGATCCCGAGCCACCCGCTCCATGAAGTAGCCCCGCAAAATCACGGCAGACCTATCCCACCCCCGTGCAGAGCGTAGTCTTGCACCACGATGCGTCAGTGTTGACTTTGAGGACCCTGAAAGCCGGCTTCTCCCATCGACAACCCCCACGATCCAAGGACGAGGTCATCGGTTGACACCTGGGACGATTACCCTCAGTCGCACTAAGCGTAGCGTCTCTGAATTCAGAGATGTTCCTTCTCCAAGTCTCCAAAACCTCCAAGGGCTACTGGTGCACACCATTAAAAACCACCTCGTTCCTATTTTTCCACAGTCTCCATAAACCAAAGGCAAACTCCTACATAATCTTTTCCGCATTATCCCTCCCTTTGACCCTAGACCAGAACATCTCCCAGCTAGTTAGGAAGTCAGCGCCTACCAGGTCAAAGGAGTTCAATTGGAGTGGAGAGCAGAACCAAAACAGGTGGCTGAGGTTACATCGGAAAAAGAGATGATTTTCCGACTCATCCACAGCACCACACACTCCACAGACGTTGTCCACTCTCATATGTCCACTCTCACAGGTGGCTGTATCATTCATTCTCTTGTTTTTGTTAATGattcttgttttatttaattaattttaggaaATGAGGAGCAACattaaagaagaaaatgagagtaCAAAAACCAGTTCTCATAACTCTCTTTGATTATAAGGTAATGGGCAAAAAATTATTGGGATGCATGGTCAAAGGAGCGTAAATGAACGAACTAATCCGAGCaatttagtttggtttttaCATTATAAAAGGTGAAATTTTAGATCGAGTTCAGTTCAAAACCTATTTGAGACAGccaaaaccaaatcaaatttcttccttaatttttattcttaattgttattatttttttactctTATGTTATGCGAATTTGACGTGATCTCTCTTTTTCTATGTCTCTCAGGGTTAATCCATATTTGATACATGTAATATTTCCTTAATCGCTTATGAAGAGAAATGGTAgaaccaaatcaaaccaaatTGACTACTAGAAGAATCAATTTGGCTTGACTATGCTAGTTTGAAGGTTAATCCGAACTCATCTAAATTTAAATGTTACACTGTGTAATTTGAAGTCTAAATTGAACTCGACTTGTAATTTGAGACCTACACTAAACCTGATGCGTAAATTAGGGCCTAAACTGAACTTCTATCCTAAAACCCCTCAACGACTAGACTTAGGTTTTTCAGCCATCTATTCAACAATCACCTATACCTTTGAGATTAACAAAATTGATCTTTTTATTGATTGGATAGGTTATTCCTTTTGTTTACCGTAGTATCCTCTTCATAACGAGTAGTTACTTTCACAGGAGCATAATCTATTCTCTAATAACATTTTCTCCGCTTGGTTAGATTCCTGTGCAAAAAAATTCACTCCGAGTAAAAGAGTATTCAAAAAGgggcaagaaagaaagaagctaGGCTTCACCCAATCGTCCAATCAAATCTTGAATTGTGCGCGTTGGGCCTCTTGGGTGTCATATTTTGGCCGAATTTACCAGTACCTCTAACTCTTACATTACATTTGGATGCATAATTTGAGACTTACATTAAATCAGAATGAGCCGTATTCATATTTTATGTGATATAAATCAACCAAAATGAGACCAAGGTAACTTTATCTTTGTTTGATGATTTATAGGACAGCATATATACAAATGGATAGGTGTACTTTGGGTGGAtcatacaaagaaaaaaaacaaaggttaAGTCCAAGTTAAGGAACCTTAAATCCGaataaaaccaaaacaaatgaagaaaaatccCAAACATTGTCGTAATCCTAGTCATAGGCCAGGTGCCTAAAGCCATAAGCCCACCCCCAATCAGAGCGGCCGCTGACATAGCCAAGGGAAATTTTCGGGCCCCACATATTTCATAGGGATCCGTGATAAGGGAAGAAGTCTCCTTGTGGGACCCCCGATAGCCACCTCCCCCTACGATGATGTGACCCCTCCTTCAACATCATAGCCTCATACCTATACACTCTTCGCTCCATCTCAGCCGTCCGATCGAAaaaccctctccctctctttctctctccccctctttctctctctagctcaGACTGACAGAGTCAGCAAAAGCACAGTGACAGTGTGAACGTTGCAGATT
Proteins encoded in this region:
- the LOC126592831 gene encoding 7-deoxyloganetic acid glucosyltransferase-like produces the protein MSAEMEESESAAHVLLLPFPAQGHITPMLSFAQLLCHAGIHVTFLSTEHNHRLLTQRRALSARFPTLHFESIPDGLPPDHPRTIPPLDDIVSSLRSVTKPLLRDLLITLTKKDNESYGATTTPRPPLSCVIIDGIMCFAIDMAEEVGIPVFALRTVSACSFWCYSCIPDLIQQGQLPFQDQDMDHPIRDIPGMEALLRRRDLPSFCRMPIDHPSFKFFMEQIEAITRVSAIIFNTFDDLDPLILPQIATRFHKIYTLGPLHALLKSRVGDDLSSSVSSLRHEDRRCMAWLDSQQSGSVIFVSFGSLAKLSRVQLLEFWHGLINSGKPFLWVVRSDMLWSGQEEHATPVELEDGTKERGYIAEWVPQEEVLAHKAVGGFWTHSGWNSTIEGIWAGVPMLCWPQLADQQVNSRWVGEGWKIGLDMKDTCDRSTVEKMVRALMEEGDQREQIFKSVDNFAKLARHAVSEDGSSYKNLEKLIEDLNKKIVM